Genomic segment of Benincasa hispida cultivar B227 chromosome 1, ASM972705v1, whole genome shotgun sequence:
aataaattaaaaatgataaaaattaaaaaatttaaaaaaaaaacgaaatcattcttcaatttcattcaTTACTTCTTTTTTACCGTCTACTCTAGTCGCTCAACAATCATTCGACAttactagattttttttcaagttttcactctaCTTTAATCTAAcctaaaataagtattatagcaattaattagACATTATATATAATGTATCCGCAACGTATctatatcttaattttttttagaaattaacgtaTTGTTGTATCGTATTCATGTCATGTATTATTTGTGTCATTCTTTtataatatgtatttaaatggtaaatcagatttttttttttttttttttttttttttttgcaattagATTTACCCCTTTaaaaaatttggttaaattataaaaaatgcccTAAACTTTACACCAAAAATGCTtataaagtttcaaaaatacccttagactcttaaaacatttcaaaaatacccttaatttaataaaaatttaacaaaaatgactttaaaaattaaaaaaatgctcGTGTTGGAAGTtttcttaaatttgaaaagaaccaattttaaaataaattacctAGATATTCATATAGGTACTCacatatttctcttaattttctaatttaatcaaaattttaagttaaaacgtaccacaaaatttcacaaaacttcaaaatcaaaatctaccatatcaaaataagaaaagtaaCATACTAAATCGTGTTGGTTcttagaatttaatatttattttagtcccTATCTACGTTTTGGATGTCATTCGCTTCAATGCTTGTGCCTTGCACCATTCACTTTAACGCTTGTGTCTTGCACCATTCCCAAAGACAACCTACTAGGCAAGCATTGCAATATTGCCTTGCGGCACCACAATGCGCATGAAGAGGCATTCCTGCTAATTTGCTCTCAAAGgagattttaattttggaattttgtgcaattttgtggtattttttgtattaacttaaaattttggtttttattttaattgttgagaaaattggtaTAAACTAAGAATTAGAAATATGAGAATAcctatatgaaaaaaatgaggatatctatgtaatttatttaaaacttgtttttttttcgaatttaagaaaacttcaaacaaatttaaaatttttattttttttaatttttaaagtcatttttgtcccaatgaattagaaaattagaaaattaaaagaaatatgagaatacaaaatgaggatatctatataatttatttaaaacttgattttttcgaacttaagaaaacttcaaataaattgatcggtcagaacatttttttaatttttgtcacaatgaattaatGGATTTTGTTCAAATACTAATTGTGGaagtatttttgaacttttattaacttaggatatttctacaatgttttgaaagttcatgggtattttttaaacaaaactttaacggtttccatccaaaactaatgGGAAAGGtattttttgaactcttttgaAAACTttaagatatttttgaaacttttgaaccTTCGGGAGCATTTTTGACACAAAGTAAAGTTTAAggacattttttataatttaaccaaaaagaATTCTTTTGAGCGTTAATAACTAAGTATTTGTATTTTTCTAATCTCAATTTCAAggcaattaaaaaaatcaattattttcattaaattccTAAATGAAATGAGGTGtgtttagttatttttaatatattgtatttgtGGGACGTAGACTCGAGAACTAATAGATagttattttgaatataatgtatatgtatatgctcATGTTTTGAAATGAGGTGCAAATACAAGGTATCTATGTCATTGTTGATCATGTTAAAATTTGGTTGTccgattttattaaatacataaattaattatttttgtagtAGGACTATAGTTAATGAAATCTTGATCGTTGGGATGTTAGATTTTTTGAATTAGTAAAAATGGTAGGATTTAAAAATATTGGATTTTTTAATTAGTAGTGAAATCTTAGTTgttatgatttgaattttagattttttgaaTTAAGGTTATTTTGGTCCATTGTTAATTTATgattaataattcaaaaaatcattttgtcatttttctaatttcaaaccttttttactattttctaaaatgaaatattttagtttgTTGTTTCTCTCGTCAGCCCAATCCTATATTGGAGTTCAAATCTAAATGACCAAAAGACTAAAATACGCTTATCGATCAATTGTAATTactatttttctttgaaaatagaAGAATGTTAAcagtttttcaaaagaaaaaaaaatgttaacagTAGATACGTGTGGTAGATACGTGTctctcaaagttaatttttaattaatcaaaattggttGAATAGGAacaataaatttcattaaaaaaataatatgttgaTATGTTTCATAATTCACCCTGAAAATACTAACGGATAATAAAAAGATCTTgataaaatcaacaataaactagtgGTAGAGACTAAATATAAACTCATTGAAAAGTTAGAGATTAAAATTAGAcactttaaacaacaaaaactaaaaataaacaaCTTCTAAATCCAAAGTACGAgactaaaatggtattttaattttttaaaattaatttaacattatatttaagataaaaaaaattgtaaataatatAGAGAATTTGCAAAAATATATACACACACGTCTAAAATTTCTAAGTTATTTTGACAGCCAACTGAATTTCTACcttaaataagaaaattttgcATAAACTTTCTAAATTatggaaggaagaaaaaaagatcaaactgcataaaataatgaatatttttaaCATGAATAAAAATTATCGGAAAATCCTACGTATTTGACTAGTTATAGCCAAGAAAGAAATAGATTCCACGTGGCGTCTTATATATGACCGTTGGCGCAATTCAAATTTCGAAACCGATACTCTCTATTCTTGGAATAAATTTTCCGATCTCTCTTACTGAGGCTGAAATTTTGGTCATTGAGAAACGAAACCTAAGAAAGCCATGAAACCAGACCTTTCAACCtcagcttcttcaaattcaaccaccaccaccgccgcCGCCATAGAAGAAGATGAGCGATCGGAAGCCCGCGACAGCTGTTACTACCCCGGTTGCCGGAAAGATGCGAATTGCGACTGCAAGATTTGCTTGGACAGTATCAACGCCACTTTGGACCTAATGCCTTACAGTGTCCAAAAAAGCTCCCTCACGAAGCTCTCTGCTTCAAGACCTAAAGTCGAAACCACTCCGATTTCCTTTAACCCTTCGATTTTGACGACGCCGACAACTGTCACCTCTCGGATCTTGAAGTATCCTAAATTTGAATCTCCAGTGAAATTGAGTTCGAAATTCAAGGCCGAGGAAGGGGAAAGAGATTCGAGTTCGTTGCGTCGGTTTGTTACGTTGGTTTTTGTTCTGAGTTTGATCCTTGTAGTGACTACTGGGTTTTCGTGTGCGATTGCTAGGGTTATTCGACCGAAGCTGTCGGCAGAGATTGTTAGAACTGCGAGTAAGAATTCTCAGTTCGTGCAAGATTTGAATGGAAAATTGAGGGTTTTACAGAGGGAGTTGCAGGGGATGGTGAACGGGGAGATCTCAAATTGCAGTTACTCGAATTCTTATTGGGAAATTGACCAGGTAGATTTTCAAACCCTCtagtttcataaaaaaattggCTCTGGgataaatttttatgtttttaacatTATGATCCATGGTCAGTTTTAACTTATGCTTCCATTGCAGGAGGGAATGCTCTTAAATTCAAAGTGTACAATGTATAAATCAGTCACTGAGGCAGTGAGCATATGGGGTTGGCCTCTGCAGACAGCTGGATTGCTTCGTACCGGATTTTCGCATCGATCATTCACAATCTTATCCGGCAGAGTTACGGAGGTAAACTCAAAATCTTTGATCAATGGACATGAAAACTTAGATAtactaaattgatttttttggtCTTTCTGTGTCTTAGTGGTCTGATGGAGGAATTGGTTACCTGGTTCGAGAGGCGAATACTTCTTGGGTGCAGAAGAGATGGGGTGCCTCAGCTGTGCAATTAGATCCTCATACATGGGTTCTTGAGTACCGACAAAGCTCGTTGTTAGAGAACTCGAGCTTGAATGTGATGGCTGCAGATTTCTTCAAGCATTGGATGTCGAAAGTCataagaagattgaagaatgagCTTTGGCTGTTTTTGGATGGTGAAACCAAATTTCATCAGATTACAGCTACACGTGATTTCAAAACACCAACATGAGAAGAATGGAGTTCTCATATCTAGTGAgaatcttttgaaatttcattctcctttcttttttccctcTACTTTTTTGGTGGAAACTAAATTGCTTTGTTTCCTTTCCTATGTCATGTCTCTAGGATCAAAGATGTTAGTCGATGCTATATGTAAATGTAACTTCATAGAATCAGATTTTCTATGTATTTGGTGCTTTCTTTTTCTGGCAAGAGAATTGGTGAAGACCAATGTTGAAGAATACACACAACATGCTGATTTACATATTATATATCAGGAAAAGAAAATCTCATTTTAATAAGACTGTATACTTACGAGAATTTGTCACCAATAGTCTTTACAAGAACATGAACCGTCTCTGTAATGGTGAAATCTACTTCTGTCCCTAATGATGATCTCTCTGGCATATACTTTTGAAGCTAATTTCATAAAAGCATGACAATCCTCACAAATCCGAAGGTTCTTTATAATGCAAATGCGTGGCCCTTCATTCATGAGGGCATAGCAAAATGCCAATTTCTCGCTGTGCCAGAGGACTAAttccttcttttcctcttcGTCTAAATCAGCGAGCACACAATTTGTCTGTGGCGTATAACCAGCCAGATTCAACTTTTGGACTACCTCGTCTAATTTCTGATATATTTGATCTGCTTGCTTGTGCTTTCTATCTGCCATTTGAAATTCATGGACCTCATTGTTCAATTCAATTCTACTGCATCCTCTCTCTTTGGAAACACCCATCTTGTTCATTAGTTTTCTAACTTCCCCAACGTCTTCCCATCTTCTTTCTTTAGCGTATATGTTCGATAAGACGACAAGGGCCCCATCGTGATCAGGCTCGAGCTTGAGCACTTGTTTAGCAGCAAATTCTCCTAACTCAGTCTCACCGTGGACCTGACAAGCAGCCATAAGGGATCCCCAAATAATAGCATTAGGAGCAAATGGCATTGCCTCAATCACCTCAAGAGCTTCTCTCAGAAGATTTGCTCGGCCAAAGAGGTCAACCATGCAACCAAAGTGTTCATGCTTGGGACTTATGCCATACTCATTGGTCATTGAATGAAATATTCTTCGGCCCTCCTCAACTAGACCTCCATGGCTACAAGCATAAAGCACCCCCACAAATGTGATCCAATTAGGCTCAACATTTTCAACTTTCATTTGATGAAATAGGCTCATAGCACTGTGAGCATCTCCATGCATTGCAAGAGCGTTAATCATACTTGTCCAAGATATTACATTTTTCTTTGGCATCTTTCCAAAGACTTCTCTTGCTCCTTCAAGACTCCCACATTTGGCATACATATCAATGAGTGCATTATTGACAGATAGTGCCTTGCAAAacccatttttatcaacataaTTTTGTATCCAATTGGCTTGATCTAATGCGCCAAGATGAGCACAAGCTGAAATGACACTCAACATGGTGACTACGTCAGGTTTCATTCCCTGTTGTTGCATTTTCTTGAATAATATAAGAGCCTCTTGAGGGCAGTCACTCTCAGTATATCCAGAAATCATCGCACTCCAACATATCAAGTCCTTCACCACCATTTGATCAAATACATAGCGAGCATCTCCAATCTGTCCACCTTTTGCAAGCCCAGAAACCATGGCAGTCGAAACAACCATGTTCTTAGGGAATATCTTTTCATGCAAATCCCAAGCCAAGTCCATGGAGCCACAGCTTGCATACATGGTGATGAGAGCACTTTGTAAATGAGGATCCATGACAATATTCTTCTTAGTAATGAACTCGTGTATTTTTGTTCCAAAATCCAAATTTCCAGCGCGAGCGCACGCAGAAAGAACTGTAGAAAGAATCATCTCATCTGGTTCCAAGTCTgttctcttcatttgttcaAAGAGTTGAAAGGCGAGATCATAACAACCACTTGAGCAATATCTGTATATTTAAAGATAAGGGGCAAATATAATCTCCGCATTAATTTTTCTCTTAAACAGTCATGCATTTAAACTGGAAAATTATATGATAGAAAGATACTACCATAATAATATAACCTCCAAAGTAGATTTATAACTCTTCCTCATTTGGAAGACTACTAAAATTGGCAACAATACCCATGATTATAACATAGTAAATTTGAAAGTCTGaaacaaaatttccaaaaaaatctaaaatcaacTACATTTTACCAAATTCACCATCACTGGTGAATGCAGAGCAACAACATTAGTTTCATACCCATCAATCATGATGCTCCAAGTAACGACATCCCTGTGAGACATTTTATCAAACACCAACCGAGCTTCCATTATCCGTCCACAGGCTGCGTACATTTTAACTAACCCCGTCTCCACAAATGGGTCTGACCCAAATCCCAACTTTGACGCGAGCCCATGAATCTCCATCCCCGTTCTCAAGGAAAGATTCCTCGAAGCCGCTTTTAACAACGGAGGGAAGCAGAACCTATCCAAACTCAGACCCTCAGCCCTCATCTTTTCGTACAAAAGAAGTGCAACCTCCGGCTCAGAACCTCGTGATAATTCGCGCAGAAGCTTGTTGCAGAAACGGGTTTTGGGCTGTGGAATTTGATCAAACACAGAGAGGGCATAGTCGAGGCTAGGCAAGAGAGCACAAGAAGAAAGAATAAGTTCAAAAAGAAGGGAATTAGAATCATAGCATTCGAATTTGGAGCGGAGAATTTGAGCGTGGACTTGTTTGAGGTGGAGGAGGCTGGAGGCAGAGGAGAGAGCGGCGGAGAGAGCGGTGGGTCTGGTGGGGTATGTGTGAATTTGAAGAGGGAGGACGGAGGTTGAGTGGCTGAGAGTTTCCATTGTGTTTGGGTTAAATTAGAAGTAGAAGATACAGTGGTGTTGACTTTGGAGTAGTTTGCAGACCgacattgaaggaaatcggagaGCAGAGCAGAGCAGTGGTGGTGGGTGAGGTGGATGGGGAAAATGGAGGGAAATTCAGGATGAAGACGTTGGATACCTATACCTTTTCGTGGCATAAGCTTTTTTCAAACTAATAAAATTTTGGCTCTATAAAAATATCCCTAAACTTGAGAAATAGCACAGTTATACATTATGGGggccaaaataaaaaatatcccattttaaaaaaaacaatgtatATGGACCTTTTACCGATATCACGAGGGTTATTTAGATTGAGGGttattttgaaagttaattgggaaaaatggtAGCTTTCGAACTATTTAGGGAAAAATGGGAGTTTTTTTGTCCCCATCCGAATGCGTCTGACAGATGCATTcgagaatattttattattatttttcttgtatTGAATGTGTCTATTGAAGAGACGCTTTCaaccatattttatttttttcctcacACTGAATACATCTCTTCAAGAAAcgcattcattaaaaaaaaaaatgtgtttctTGAAGAGACGCAtccctaaaaaaaaataaaataataaaatatttttgctattatttttttcattcttttaacaACCCGAAACCAACTCTTTcattacttttgttttttttacaattaataatatttcatttgtttaaCTCTAAATCATTCTTACCTAAAATCAACTATCTCACTAATctcgttttttttattttgatagtaATATTACTAGTTTTTTTAACCGTATAAACAATAATGttattttgagattaagaaatttctatgattgatttgatatactcaatattaatttttaatttaattttttttttgtttaaagttgttagaaacttatgcaaaaatatagatattaactttcaactattataaataataatcaaGGTTCTCTAGGATATGTTATAGACTGCAAGTGCATTTTCgtaattgaatttcattaataaatttaatcatatgtaCAATGTTCTTTATTCACGACTGGAAAAAGATCCTTTATTACGCCTAGATTGATCATGTTGAGTGACATAGTGTCCATGATCGCCACGCCCTCTTACACTTAATGGTTGACTTTCCTCTGGAAAGTGTATACCCTCACTACGTTGTCGATATATAACATACTGGTCATGGATATTTGGATGGACATGTGAAGTTTGTCCTTCTTCCATGCTTAGTGTACTGAgggttgttggaaaaaaaaaatcaaatgttgaGGAAGAGGACATCATGGAAGTGTACTGATCGAGTGGCGTTGTTGGATATTCATTCCGAACATTAGGTCGAATAGGAACATCCTCATGTCTTGTTGGATCACCTTGTTCTTCCATTGGAACGTCACCATCAAAATATCGCACTCGATATATCAAGGTGAGTCTACGCAAGGCTCTTTGAGCAGATATTGGCAAATTTGGAAGCTTGGCCTGAAAAAGAATCGAATAACAAGttaatgactttaaaatttattttggtgtgcaatgaagaaataaaatcaaacaatcatagtaaacaataaactcataccaacaaGTGATAGGATGCTCCTACTTTAGTTTCTACCGCTTGCTCATAGTAGAAtaccattcaatatatctaGGCTCAGTAACTACACCGTTGTTAATAGAAGGTCCATTAACAATCAAACTCTGTCGATTTTCCTAGATTGTAATTTGAGGAGCCAAATATGCGATCTAGTCTCGCTCATGCCTGCCCCTTAGATCGTGTGAATGAAGTCGAGCGTCCGTGTTGCAAGGTTGAGGAATTTGTTGCAACATCCCAAATTGACGCATCACATGATCTGGGTGATGCCACTCCACAACGAATAAGCATATGAGTGGACATCTAGATGTCATTATCTCATTGTTATCGAGACAGTATGGTGGCAATAGTTGGATCAGATGATTATTTGGCTCCCAAATAATCTGCATGCATATGTGTCAAAAAATGAATTAACCAGAAGATTGAAACATtatgaatatatgatatatgaatgaataaaatattaactgGTTAGGCATATGTGTATCGAGTATGTTCCTATACTATACTAGAACATGTGTAGGTACTCTAATTACAAAATAGTTATTGTTCCATCTACAACAATCAGAAGTTAAATTTTAGCTATTAGTATTTCATaatgaaaacaacaataatgaGGTAAATATACTTACCTTACTGCAAATGGTCTATCGCCTAAGTTATTCTCGTATCTATGGAGTCGTCGAGGTGCTAGAAGAGGAAATCGATCCCATGGCCAAATTTGTAGCAATAAAAGTGGGCTTGCAATGTCTTTTCCATCTATAATTGCACCCTTGCATAGTTGCCTATACAACCATGCAAAACATCTAGCACCCCAACTGTAAGTCCAGGCAACATCAAAATCCACCAAAAGAGGAAGATACATCAGGTGCACTCTGCTGTTAGATTTGTTGGGAAATACCTATCCTCCAATCAACGTGAAAATATATGTTCAAGCATATCGTTATAGGTCTTCTTCATCTGCATGGTCTGATAGATGGGTGAAGTTGTTAAATTGATCAGCTATCCATGGTAGGCTTAGACGACCTCCCTTAAGAATGGCGT
This window contains:
- the LOC120088951 gene encoding uncharacterized protein LOC120088951, coding for MKPDLSTSASSNSTTTTAAAIEEDERSEARDSCYYPGCRKDANCDCKICLDSINATLDLMPYSVQKSSLTKLSASRPKVETTPISFNPSILTTPTTVTSRILKYPKFESPVKLSSKFKAEEGERDSSSLRRFVTLVFVLSLILVVTTGFSCAIARVIRPKLSAEIVRTASKNSQFVQDLNGKLRVLQRELQGMVNGEISNCSYSNSYWEIDQEGMLLNSKCTMYKSVTEAVSIWGWPLQTAGLLRTGFSHRSFTILSGRVTEWSDGGIGYLVREANTSWVQKRWGASAVQLDPHTWVLEYRQSSLLENSSLNVMAADFFKHWMSKVIRRLKNELWLFLDGETKFHQITATRDFKTPT
- the LOC120088878 gene encoding pentatricopeptide repeat-containing protein At4g14820, which translates into the protein METLSHSTSVLPLQIHTYPTRPTALSAALSSASSLLHLKQVHAQILRSKFECYDSNSLLFELILSSCALLPSLDYALSVFDQIPQPKTRFCNKLLRELSRGSEPEVALLLYEKMRAEGLSLDRFCFPPLLKAASRNLSLRTGMEIHGLASKLGFGSDPFVETGLVKMYAACGRIMEARLVFDKMSHRDVVTWSIMIDGYCSSGCYDLAFQLFEQMKRTDLEPDEMILSTVLSACARAGNLDFGTKIHEFITKKNIVMDPHLQSALITMYASCGSMDLAWDLHEKIFPKNMVVSTAMVSGLAKGGQIGDARYVFDQMVVKDLICWSAMISGYTESDCPQEALILFKKMQQQGMKPDVVTMLSVISACAHLGALDQANWIQNYVDKNGFCKALSVNNALIDMYAKCGSLEGAREVFGKMPKKNVISWTSMINALAMHGDAHSAMSLFHQMKVENVEPNWITFVGVLYACSHGGLVEEGRRIFHSMTNEYGISPKHEHFGCMVDLFGRANLLREALEVIEAMPFAPNAIIWGSLMAACQVHGETELGEFAAKQVLKLEPDHDGALVVLSNIYAKERRWEDVGEVRKLMNKMGVSKERGCSRIELNNEVHEFQMADRKHKQADQIYQKLDEVVQKLNLAGYTPQTNCVLADLDEEEKKELVLWHSEKLAFCYALMNEGPRICIIKNLRICEDCHAFMKLASKVYAREIIIRDRSRFHHYRDGSCSCKDYW